One segment of Streptomyces sp. XD-27 DNA contains the following:
- a CDS encoding alpha/beta hydrolase, giving the protein MDPELEAFIPLFPRANLTDPAADRKSFAELAAAVPPPDTTGMEVEDRTVPADPEVPVRIYRPHQARGGAIVWLHGGGFVMGDVDTEHPWATRIADASNTVVISVGYRLAPEHPFPAALDDAYAVLTWTAEHAAELGIDPQRIAVAGHSAGGGLAAAVALRARDQQGPPIRFQLLNQPGLDDRQETWSARNFTDTPWMNRDKITASWRHYLGSRPATPYAAPARATDLSGLPPAHIATAELCPNRDENIDYAQRLLQAGVSVELHQWPGTFHGSQAILSAEVSQRQLAELGAVLHRALAE; this is encoded by the coding sequence ATGGATCCCGAACTCGAAGCGTTCATCCCCCTGTTCCCCCGCGCCAACCTGACCGACCCCGCCGCCGACCGCAAGAGCTTCGCCGAGTTGGCCGCCGCGGTGCCGCCACCGGACACCACGGGCATGGAGGTCGAGGACCGCACCGTGCCCGCCGACCCGGAGGTGCCGGTACGGATCTACCGCCCGCACCAGGCGCGGGGCGGCGCCATCGTCTGGCTGCACGGCGGCGGATTCGTCATGGGCGATGTGGACACCGAGCACCCGTGGGCCACCCGGATCGCGGACGCCTCGAACACGGTGGTGATCTCCGTGGGCTACCGCCTTGCCCCCGAGCACCCGTTTCCGGCCGCCCTCGACGACGCCTACGCCGTACTGACCTGGACGGCCGAGCACGCGGCCGAACTCGGCATCGACCCGCAGCGGATCGCGGTCGCAGGGCACAGTGCGGGCGGCGGGCTCGCGGCCGCGGTGGCGTTGCGGGCGCGTGACCAGCAGGGGCCACCGATCCGCTTCCAGTTGCTCAACCAGCCCGGTCTCGACGACCGGCAGGAGACGTGGTCGGCGCGGAACTTCACCGACACGCCCTGGATGAACCGCGACAAGATCACCGCATCGTGGCGGCACTACCTGGGCTCCCGGCCCGCCACGCCGTACGCCGCCCCGGCGCGGGCCACCGACCTGTCCGGCCTGCCACCCGCCCACATCGCCACCGCGGAACTCTGCCCGAACCGCGACGAGAACATCGACTACGCGCAGCGCCTGCTGCAGGCGGGCGTGTCGGTCGAGTTGCACCAGTGGCCCGGCACCTTCCACGGCTCGCAGGCGATCCTGTCCGCCGAGGTCTCACAACGGCAGCTCGCCGAACTCGGCGCCGTGCTGCACCGCGCCCTGGCCGAGTGA
- a CDS encoding CdaR family transcriptional regulator: MEALAVRLSHLDSQAEGAIRVVMFYDTLMRRRVDLPALARASACLAECVAGIRLHGTGRTIRVSPDGREKSAPPSPPSTTMPITLDEEEIGTVWLERPGPPNPLDEALLDRLAIAAAAVAERYGPARTTMADPALVELAISTDSDEAARARALRLLGFAADLPVHVVAVRSRLPLDRVGGLLCPARPVKAAPLADVGVILATTVDRTRFPAGVRAGIGSAESPDRSWREARTALRFTTPRRPVLHHDDLGALALLAQVPQDTARDNTDVAAIARIAGNPEDLATLDAYCATGSLRRAADLLHLHHSSVARRLEQIAKTLGTDLTEPTGLMRAQLALTAWRLLDD, translated from the coding sequence ATGGAGGCCCTGGCCGTACGGCTGTCGCACCTGGATTCCCAAGCCGAAGGCGCGATCCGCGTCGTCATGTTCTACGACACGCTGATGCGCCGGCGGGTGGATCTCCCGGCGCTCGCCCGGGCCTCGGCGTGCCTGGCCGAGTGCGTGGCCGGGATCCGGCTCCACGGCACGGGGCGGACGATCCGCGTCTCGCCCGACGGCAGGGAGAAGTCCGCGCCGCCGTCGCCCCCGTCCACGACGATGCCGATCACCCTCGACGAGGAGGAGATCGGCACGGTGTGGCTGGAACGCCCCGGCCCGCCGAATCCCCTCGACGAAGCGCTCCTCGACCGGCTCGCCATCGCCGCCGCGGCCGTCGCCGAGCGGTACGGCCCGGCCCGCACCACCATGGCCGACCCCGCCCTCGTCGAACTGGCGATCAGCACCGACAGCGACGAGGCGGCCCGGGCACGGGCCTTGCGGCTGCTGGGTTTCGCCGCCGACCTGCCGGTCCACGTCGTCGCCGTACGGTCGCGGCTTCCGCTCGACCGGGTCGGCGGCCTGCTCTGCCCGGCCCGCCCGGTGAAGGCGGCGCCACTCGCCGACGTGGGCGTCATCCTGGCCACCACCGTGGACCGGACCCGGTTTCCGGCAGGCGTACGCGCGGGCATCGGCTCCGCGGAAAGCCCCGACCGGTCCTGGCGCGAAGCCCGCACCGCCCTCCGCTTCACCACCCCACGCCGACCGGTGCTCCACCACGACGACCTGGGGGCGCTGGCGCTGCTCGCACAGGTACCCCAGGACACCGCGCGCGACAACACCGACGTGGCCGCGATCGCCCGCATCGCAGGCAACCCGGAAGACCTGGCGACCCTGGACGCCTACTGCGCCACCGGCTCCCTACGCCGGGCCGCCGACCTCCTCCACCTGCACCACAGCAGCGTCGCCCGCCGACTCGAACAGATCGCGAAGACCCTGGGCACCGACCTCACCGAACCCACCGGACTGATGCGCGCCCAGCTCGCCCTCACCGCATGGCGGCTGCTCGACGACTGA
- a CDS encoding PDZ domain-containing protein — protein sequence MPAVSRRARTLAICAVLVASLLAVAAFVPLPFAVAQPGSTVNVLGADKGRPVITISGAATRKTSGQLRMTTIVATGPDATVRLGDVIDGWFDTDRAVMPREAVYPVGDTTEEIEKHNVEEMKESQDDATRAALRYLRRSDEDIDVSLRLADVGGPSAGLLFSLGIIDKLDGDGRGGDLTGGRVIAGTGTIEPDGTVGRVGGVPLKTLAAKRDGATVFLVPKGECSEAEEGLPKGLQLIPVTKLNDAVSSLRALASGKNVPSC from the coding sequence ATGCCCGCAGTCTCCCGCCGTGCCCGGACCCTCGCGATCTGCGCCGTCCTCGTCGCGTCCCTGCTCGCGGTCGCCGCCTTCGTGCCCCTGCCGTTCGCGGTCGCCCAGCCCGGCAGCACGGTGAACGTCCTCGGCGCCGACAAGGGCAGGCCGGTGATCACCATCTCCGGTGCCGCAACCCGCAAGACCAGCGGCCAGCTGCGGATGACCACGATCGTGGCGACCGGCCCGGACGCCACCGTACGGCTCGGCGACGTGATCGACGGCTGGTTCGACACCGACCGGGCGGTCATGCCCCGCGAGGCCGTCTACCCGGTCGGCGACACGACCGAGGAGATCGAGAAGCACAACGTCGAGGAGATGAAGGAGTCGCAGGACGACGCGACCCGCGCCGCCCTGCGCTATCTGCGCCGGTCGGACGAGGACATCGACGTCTCGCTGCGGCTCGCGGACGTGGGCGGCCCGAGCGCCGGGCTGCTGTTCTCGCTCGGGATCATCGACAAGCTGGACGGGGACGGCCGCGGCGGCGACCTGACCGGCGGCCGGGTCATCGCCGGCACCGGCACCATCGAGCCCGACGGCACGGTCGGCCGGGTGGGCGGCGTCCCGCTCAAGACGCTGGCCGCGAAGCGCGACGGCGCGACCGTCTTCCTGGTGCCCAAGGGGGAGTGCTCGGAGGCGGAGGAGGGCCTGCCGAAGGGGCTCCAGCTGATCCCGGTCACCAAGCTGAACGACGCGGTCTCCTCGCTCCGGGCCCTGGCCTCGGGCAAGAACGTCCCCAGCTGCTAG
- a CDS encoding LysR family transcriptional regulator codes for MFDSRHIKTFHAVVQAGSYSAAARSLGYTQPAITQQMKALERSVGTPLFTRVGRTMRLTEAGEALARHAGVILESISTAQQQMNAITRLRAGRVRLCAFPSATATLVPETLGRLAAGHPGIRVELLEDEPPESLGRLVRGECDITLAFTYPGLYEDVPEEVAEIPLLEDQLTVLLPTGHPLARRRAVKLADLAEERWIAGCLRCRANFLHECAEQGFAPDIAFTTDDNLVVQSLVAEGLGVAMMPGLVLSFLCHRKVTGRALDPASRRQVSAYVLREHLRIPATALVLEQLKAVAENRMGC; via the coding sequence GTGTTCGACTCCCGGCACATCAAGACCTTCCACGCGGTGGTGCAGGCCGGTTCCTACTCGGCGGCCGCCCGCTCGCTCGGCTACACCCAGCCCGCCATCACCCAGCAGATGAAGGCGCTCGAACGCTCCGTGGGCACCCCGCTGTTCACCCGCGTCGGGCGGACGATGCGGCTCACCGAGGCGGGCGAGGCGCTGGCCCGGCACGCCGGGGTCATCCTGGAGAGCATCTCCACCGCGCAGCAGCAGATGAACGCGATCACCCGGCTGCGGGCCGGCCGGGTCCGGCTCTGCGCATTCCCCAGCGCCACTGCCACCCTCGTCCCGGAGACCCTGGGCCGGCTCGCGGCCGGGCATCCGGGGATCCGGGTGGAGTTGCTGGAGGACGAGCCGCCGGAGTCGCTGGGGCGGCTGGTGCGCGGCGAGTGCGACATCACCCTGGCCTTCACCTACCCCGGCCTGTACGAGGACGTGCCCGAGGAGGTCGCGGAGATCCCGCTGCTGGAGGACCAGCTCACGGTGCTGCTGCCGACCGGGCACCCGCTCGCCCGGCGGCGCGCCGTCAAGCTCGCCGACCTCGCCGAGGAGCGCTGGATCGCGGGCTGCCTGCGCTGCCGCGCCAACTTCCTGCACGAGTGCGCGGAGCAGGGCTTCGCGCCGGACATCGCCTTCACCACCGATGACAACCTGGTCGTCCAGAGCCTGGTCGCGGAGGGGCTGGGCGTGGCCATGATGCCGGGCCTGGTGCTGTCGTTCCTGTGCCACCGCAAGGTCACCGGGCGCGCGCTGGACCCCGCCTCCCGGCGCCAGGTCTCGGCGTACGTGCTGCGGGAGCACCTGCGCATCCCGGCGACGGCGCTGGTGCTGGAGCAGCTCAAGGCAGTGGCCGAAAACCGGATGGGCTGCTGA
- a CDS encoding YeiH family protein → MAAAWGVHRLVPGVPMLTVAVVLGITAAHLPGARGLIRGTGRPGLSLAGKRLMRLGIVLLGLKLSLDDVLGLGWATVAMVFGVVAATFCGTWWLGRRMGLRGDQPVLIATGYAICGASAIGAVSEVRDSEERDVATSVALVTLCGTLAIAVLPLLQHPLGLDDGQFGRWAGASVHDVGQVVATAQTAGEGALSDAVLVKLMRVALLAPLVAAVALSVRARRAAARDTASGGAGAAGKGDTASGGAEAAGAQAHGAARRPPLVPLFVVGFLAAVAVRSTDVLTSGALDAAGTAQELLLAAALFGLGSAVHLPSLARTGGRVAALGLCAWVVVAGVSYGGVLLTT, encoded by the coding sequence GTGGCCGCCGCGTGGGGCGTCCACCGGCTGGTGCCCGGCGTGCCGATGCTCACCGTGGCCGTCGTCCTCGGCATCACCGCCGCGCACCTGCCCGGCGCCCGCGGCCTGATCCGCGGAACGGGCCGCCCGGGCCTCTCCCTCGCGGGCAAGCGGCTGATGCGGCTCGGCATCGTCCTGCTCGGCCTCAAGCTCAGCCTGGACGACGTGCTCGGACTCGGCTGGGCGACCGTGGCGATGGTGTTCGGCGTCGTCGCGGCCACCTTCTGCGGCACCTGGTGGCTCGGCCGCCGGATGGGGCTGCGCGGCGACCAGCCGGTGCTGATCGCCACCGGTTACGCGATCTGCGGCGCGTCCGCGATCGGCGCGGTCAGCGAGGTACGGGACAGCGAGGAGCGGGACGTGGCCACGTCGGTCGCGCTGGTGACGCTGTGCGGCACCCTCGCCATCGCCGTACTGCCGCTGCTCCAGCATCCGCTGGGGTTGGACGACGGGCAGTTCGGCCGCTGGGCCGGGGCGAGCGTGCACGACGTGGGCCAGGTCGTGGCGACCGCGCAGACCGCGGGCGAGGGCGCGCTGAGCGACGCGGTGCTGGTCAAGCTCATGCGGGTGGCGCTGCTGGCGCCGCTGGTGGCCGCGGTCGCGCTCTCGGTACGGGCCCGCCGAGCGGCGGCCCGCGACACCGCATCCGGCGGCGCGGGGGCAGCCGGCAAGGGCGACACCGCGTCCGGCGGCGCGGAGGCAGCCGGTGCGCAGGCGCACGGCGCGGCCCGCCGCCCCCCGCTCGTACCGCTGTTCGTCGTCGGCTTCCTGGCGGCGGTCGCCGTGCGCAGTACGGACGTCCTGACCTCCGGTGCGCTCGACGCGGCCGGAACGGCACAGGAACTGCTGCTCGCCGCGGCCCTGTTCGGGCTGGGCAGCGCGGTGCACCTGCCCTCGCTGGCGCGTACCGGCGGGCGCGTGGCCGCGCTGGGGCTGTGCGCGTGGGTGGTGGTCGCCGGGGTGAGCTACGGCGGCGTACTGCTCACCACCTGA
- a CDS encoding cysteine dioxygenase family protein — MTTPTTPTAFRAPRTTARLDALVTEVRAAVDLGLPPDLTAYQVGERLAPHLCAPDLLTEEQRVGDPECYRQHILHAEHDGSFSIVALVWLPGQRTSIHDHVSWGVAGVHEGQESETRYRLVADGGRARLEPTGDVVNPCGSVSAFAPPGDIHRVWNACDGKAISIHIYGADITRLGSSVRRVYECPDDER, encoded by the coding sequence ATGACCACTCCGACCACCCCGACCGCATTCCGAGCCCCCCGTACGACCGCCCGGCTCGACGCGCTCGTGACCGAGGTGCGCGCGGCCGTCGACCTGGGCCTGCCCCCGGACCTGACCGCGTATCAGGTCGGCGAGCGGCTGGCCCCCCACCTCTGCGCCCCCGACCTGCTCACCGAGGAGCAGCGGGTCGGCGACCCCGAGTGCTACCGGCAGCACATCCTGCACGCCGAGCACGACGGGAGCTTCTCCATCGTCGCGCTGGTCTGGCTGCCGGGGCAGCGGACGTCCATCCACGACCACGTCTCGTGGGGCGTGGCCGGAGTCCACGAGGGCCAGGAGAGCGAGACCCGCTACCGGCTCGTCGCCGACGGCGGCCGCGCCCGCCTGGAGCCGACCGGGGACGTGGTGAACCCGTGCGGCTCGGTGAGCGCGTTCGCGCCCCCCGGCGACATCCACCGGGTGTGGAACGCCTGTGACGGCAAGGCCATCTCGATCCACATCTACGGCGCGGACATCACGCGGCTGGGCTCCAGCGTGCGGCGGGTGTACGAGTGCCCGGACGACGAGCGGTGA
- a CDS encoding IclR family transcriptional regulator, with protein MTAETSQTLDRGLRVLKLLADTDHGLTVTELSTKLGVNRTVVYRLLATLEQHALVRRDIGGRARVGLGVLQLGRQVHPLVREAALPALRALAEDIGATAHLTLVDGTEALAVAVVEPTWTDYHVAYRAGFRHPLDRGAAGRAILAARTGGVDDPGYALTHGELEAGASGAAAPLVGVTGIEGSVGVVMLADAVPERVGPRVVDAAREVADALR; from the coding sequence GTGACCGCGGAGACCTCCCAGACGCTCGACCGGGGCCTGCGCGTCCTTAAGCTGCTGGCCGACACCGACCACGGACTGACCGTGACCGAGCTGTCCACCAAGCTCGGCGTCAACCGGACCGTGGTCTACCGCCTGCTGGCCACCCTGGAGCAACACGCGCTCGTACGCCGCGACATAGGCGGCCGCGCCCGCGTCGGGCTCGGGGTCCTGCAGCTGGGCCGCCAGGTGCATCCCCTCGTACGGGAGGCCGCGCTGCCCGCGCTGCGCGCCCTCGCCGAGGACATCGGCGCCACCGCGCACCTCACCCTGGTCGACGGCACCGAGGCTCTGGCGGTCGCGGTCGTCGAGCCGACCTGGACCGACTACCACGTGGCCTACCGGGCCGGGTTCCGGCATCCGCTGGACCGGGGCGCGGCGGGCCGGGCGATCCTCGCCGCGCGGACGGGCGGCGTCGACGACCCCGGCTACGCGCTGACCCACGGCGAACTGGAGGCGGGCGCGAGCGGCGCGGCCGCCCCGCTGGTCGGGGTGACCGGCATAGAGGGCAGCGTGGGCGTGGTCATGCTGGCGGACGCGGTACCGGAGCGGGTCGGCCCGCGCGTGGTGGACGCGGCCCGAGAGGTCGCCGACGCCCTCCGCTGA